One genomic region from Phragmites australis chromosome 1, lpPhrAust1.1, whole genome shotgun sequence encodes:
- the LOC133916464 gene encoding protein RADIALIS-like 3 isoform X1 yields MASMSMSSSRAQWTAKQNKLFEQALAVYDKDTPDRWHNIARAVGGKSADEVRRYYELLVQDVKHIEAGKVPFPAYRFPGGAPGSMTVGGYEADRLKHLKI; encoded by the exons ATGGCATCGATGTCGATGAGCTCGTCGAGGGCGCAGTGGACGGCGAAGCAAAACAAGCTGTTCGAGCAGGCGCTGGCGGTGTACGACAAGGACACGCCGGACCGGTGGCACAACATCGCTCGCGCCGTGGGGGGAAAGTCGGCGGACGAGGTCAGGCGCTACTACGAGCTGCTCGTCCAGGACGTCAAGCACATCGAGGCAGGCAAGGTGCCCTTCCCCGCATACAGGTTCCCCGGCGGCGCACCCGGCTCCATGACCGTCGGCGGCTACGAGGCCGACAG GCTGAAGCACCTGAAAATCTAG
- the LOC133916464 gene encoding protein RADIALIS-like 3 isoform X2, which translates to MASMSMSSSRAQWTAKQNKLFEQALAVYDKDTPDRWHNIARAVGGKSADEVRRYYELLVQDVKHIEAG; encoded by the exons ATGGCATCGATGTCGATGAGCTCGTCGAGGGCGCAGTGGACGGCGAAGCAAAACAAGCTGTTCGAGCAGGCGCTGGCGGTGTACGACAAGGACACGCCGGACCGGTGGCACAACATCGCTCGCGCCGTGGGGGGAAAGTCGGCGGACGAGGTCAGGCGCTACTACGAGCTGCTCGTCCAGGACGTCAAGCACATCGAGGCAG GCTGA